A genome region from Myxococcota bacterium includes the following:
- a CDS encoding ATP-binding protein, translated as MSDAVLWLDAELCIVRANDAALRLLRQPAEELLGVGLPDLVAASSRKSFQAYVEERRALGGEAGRRVEVRLSHGPLADLPLELALHALALDGKPGWLAVARDLSERRLLRAERNRTESLEEANSALREAMLHAEQTTRIKTEFLANVSHEIRTPMTAILGFTEVLLEEATQAAAPAGTVDALRTIQRNGDYLLALLNDILDLSKIESGRLEVERVTFSPVSVVREVERLMRVRAESKGIDFELEFDGAVPAHVEGDPTRVRQILINLVGNAIKFTEVGSVRLRVHLRDDSASARLRFEVSDTGIGITAAERAKLFRPFGQADSSTTRRYGGTGLGLTISKRLTDLLDGSIEVESEPGRGTLFRVDLPAGNLEGVARVPAHESPGGEELREGDAEPDLRGRVLLVEDGPDNQRLISLLLTRAGLEVVLAENGQQAIERVHEARQSGQALGIVLMDMQMPVMDGYTATKILRRQGFATPIVALTAHAMDTERARCLAAGCDDFATKPIDRARFYALLRRHLPAAKDP; from the coding sequence GTGAGCGACGCCGTCCTCTGGCTCGACGCCGAGCTGTGCATCGTGCGCGCGAACGACGCCGCCCTGCGACTCCTGCGCCAGCCCGCCGAGGAGCTGCTCGGGGTCGGCCTGCCGGACCTGGTCGCGGCCTCGTCGCGCAAGAGCTTCCAGGCCTACGTGGAGGAGCGGCGCGCGCTCGGCGGGGAAGCCGGCCGGCGCGTGGAGGTGCGTCTCTCCCACGGCCCGCTCGCCGACCTGCCGCTCGAACTGGCCCTGCACGCGCTCGCGCTCGACGGAAAGCCGGGCTGGCTCGCCGTGGCCCGCGACCTGAGCGAGCGCCGGCTGCTGCGCGCCGAGCGCAACCGCACCGAGTCACTCGAGGAGGCGAACTCGGCGCTGCGCGAGGCCATGCTGCACGCCGAGCAGACCACGCGCATCAAGACCGAGTTCCTGGCCAACGTGTCGCACGAGATCCGCACGCCCATGACCGCGATCCTGGGCTTCACCGAGGTGCTGCTCGAGGAAGCCACGCAGGCCGCGGCGCCGGCGGGCACCGTCGACGCGCTGCGCACGATCCAGCGCAATGGCGACTATCTGCTCGCGCTGCTCAACGACATACTCGACCTGTCGAAGATCGAGTCCGGACGGCTCGAGGTCGAGCGGGTCACCTTCTCGCCCGTGAGCGTGGTGCGCGAGGTCGAGCGGCTGATGCGCGTGCGGGCGGAGTCGAAGGGGATCGACTTCGAGCTCGAGTTCGACGGCGCGGTGCCCGCGCACGTGGAAGGCGACCCCACACGCGTGCGCCAGATCCTGATCAATCTGGTCGGCAACGCGATCAAGTTCACCGAGGTCGGGAGCGTGCGCCTGCGCGTGCACCTGCGCGACGATTCGGCGTCCGCGCGCCTGCGCTTCGAGGTGAGCGACACGGGCATCGGCATCACGGCTGCGGAGCGGGCGAAGCTGTTCCGGCCCTTCGGCCAGGCCGACAGCTCGACCACGCGCCGCTACGGCGGCACGGGCCTGGGACTCACGATCTCGAAGCGCCTCACCGACCTGCTCGACGGCTCGATCGAGGTCGAGAGCGAGCCGGGCCGCGGCACCTTGTTCCGCGTCGACCTGCCGGCCGGGAACCTCGAGGGCGTGGCGCGCGTGCCCGCGCACGAGTCACCGGGCGGCGAGGAGCTGCGCGAGGGCGACGCCGAGCCGGATCTGCGCGGGCGCGTGCTCTTGGTCGAGGACGGTCCGGACAACCAGCGCCTGATCTCGCTCTTGCTTACGCGCGCCGGGCTCGAGGTCGTGCTGGCCGAGAACGGCCAGCAGGCGATCGAGCGCGTGCACGAGGCGCGGCAGTCGGGCCAGGCCCTCGGCATCGTGCTCATGGACATGCAGATGCCCGTGATGGACGGCTACACCGCCACCAAGATCCTGCGTCGCCAGGGCTTCGCGACGCCGATCGTGGCGCTCACGGCGCACGCCATGGACACGGAGCGCGCGCGCTGCCTCGCGGCCGGATGCGACGATTTCGCGACCAAGCCGATCGATCGCGCCCGCTTCTACGCGCTCTTGCGCCGGCACTTGCCGGCGGCAAAGGACCCGTGA
- the ilvN gene encoding acetolactate synthase small subunit, whose product MSAALAAPQPAPARPHMHTISLFVNNKPGVLVRVALVFSRRGFNIESLVVSAGAEGRFSRMTIVCSGNAGDLKQIIAQLAKLVDVVHAIDHTGDESYETEIALVKLFAPLDQRTQILQVAEHYKAKVVDYGSDSLILQVHGPSEKLDAFVDLLRPFKLSELVRSGKLLMARGARLT is encoded by the coding sequence ATGTCCGCCGCACTCGCCGCCCCGCAGCCCGCGCCCGCGCGGCCGCACATGCACACCATCTCGCTGTTCGTGAACAACAAGCCGGGCGTCCTGGTGCGCGTGGCGCTGGTCTTCTCGCGCCGCGGCTTCAACATCGAGTCACTCGTGGTGTCGGCCGGGGCCGAGGGCCGCTTCTCGCGCATGACCATCGTGTGCTCGGGCAACGCCGGCGACCTGAAGCAGATCATCGCGCAGCTCGCCAAGCTCGTGGACGTGGTGCACGCGATCGACCACACCGGCGACGAGAGCTACGAGACGGAGATCGCGCTGGTGAAGCTGTTCGCGCCGCTCGACCAGCGCACGCAGATCCTCCAGGTCGCCGAGCACTACAAGGCGAAGGTGGTCGACTACGGGTCCGACTCGCTGATCCTGCAGGTCCACGGGCCGAGCGAGAAGCTCGACGCCTTCGTCGACCTGCTGCGTCCCTTCAAGCTCTCCGAGCTCGTGCGCTCCGGGAAGCTGTTGATGGCCCGAGGGGCCCGACTGACCTGA